The sequence CGGGTCGGAGGTCATTTGCCTGGGCCTCGGATTCGCTCTATGCGCGGAGCGCGGAAGGGGATGCGCGGCTCGAGCGCCGGCTGGTGCGGGTCGTGGCAGTCGGCGCAGCCCATCAGCACGCGGCGTCCCTGCCACCCGTCGAGCCGCTTGCCGTGCGCGCCGGCAGCCCACGACTCGGCCTGCGAGAAGTGACATTGCGCGCACAGCCGGTACGTGTGATCGAGAGTGGCGTGCTCGCCGCTCTTGAGCGCGAGCAGCTCGACGTTGTCCGCCGCGTGGCAGGTGGAGCACGTTCCGCCGGTCTGCCGCGGATGCACCGCCTCGATGTTCTGGTGCGCGTCGGCGACGCGGTCGTCGGCCAGCACGATCCGCCGTCCGAGATGACACGACGTGCACGGGTACTGGCCGAGATCGGCCGCGCGCGACCGGAGCGACGTCCGCCGCGTGATGCGGCCGAACCGGCGGGACATGGCCGACGCCGGATCGCCCGTGCGGAGCGCGACCTCGAACGGCCGATCGCCCGGCCCGTGCCAGAGATCCACGGGCGCGGCGGGCACCGTCCCGAGCGCGCCCGGCTGGACGGCCGTATCGACGCGCGCGGGGATTACCGAATCCGATTGCGCGCGAGCCACGTCGGAGACGGGCGTGCCCGGCGGCGTGCCCAGCTCGGCGCGCTCGTCCTCGGGGGTGCGCTCGCGCTCGCGGCAGGCGAAGCTCGTCCCGAGGAGCGCGACCCACATCACCACCGTGAGAACGCGGCCGTATCTCATGACGCGCCCCCGCGCGGGCCGCCGTCGGTGCGCGTCGGCCGCACGAATTCGGCCGTCGCGTCTTCGCTGGGGAGATGGCACTGCTTGCAATCGGCGCGCTCCGGATGGGTGGTCCGGATCTCAGCGACCGCGGCCGGCGCGGCGTGACACGAGAGACAGTTGCCACGGAACACCAGAGTGTGCGGAATCGGCGCCGGCCCGCTGCCGGCGGTGCGTTGCGCCACGCCCGGCCACGCGAGCGGTCTCCAGTCCACGGTAGACTCCGTCCAGCGACCGGCCTCAGGCGTGTGACACTGGCGGCAACGCGCGCTCGGATCCGTGGACGGGAGGGCGATCGCCATCAGCTCTCCGTCGCCCACGTGGCATTGCAGGCAGGCGCCCATCTCCGGGTGCGGGGTGATCGGCACGTACGCACCGAACCTCTGGGAGAAGCCGCCGCGCTCGTGACAGGTATTGCACCCGCCATTCTGGAATTCATCGGGGGTGAGCCCGTGCGGGATGCGCGGGGGTGCGCCCGGATACGCCCGCAGGTTGCGCCAGGTGGCGAGCGTGCGGGGATGCGCCGAGCGTCGCGGCTCCGCTCCGGGATCGATCGCCAGGACTCCGGCGTGGGTGCGAAACACGTCCGCTTCGCCCGGGATCGGCGGATCCCCCGCCGCGAACAGCGCCGGGCGAATCTCCGCCGGCTCCGCCGCCCGCTTCGCCGCGACGTCGCCGAACGCGACGACGATGGCCGCGATCGCAACCACCACCGACGCTATCAGGAAGAGCCGCGTGGGGATTCCCTGCAGCCGGTTGTCGCGCGGGTTCACGAGACATTCCTTCCGCCCAGCCGCTCGACGCGCACCGCGCAGATGGTGGTGTCCGGTTGCCCCGAGAGCGGGCAGAACGCATCCAGCATCAGCTGCCTTACCAGGACGCCCTCGTCGAACGACGGCGCGAAAAGCTGACCACGCGGAGGCCGCGAGCGGTAGTCGATGCGCGCCTCGATTTCTATCGCCCCGCGCCGACTCGCCAGCCTGACCATCTCCCGGTTCCGTATTCCGAGCCGGTTCGCGTCTTCCCGATTCATCTCGAGATACGCCCGCGGCACGGAGCGATGGAGCGTCGGGATCCGCTGCGTCATAGCACCGCCGCCGAAGTGCTCGAGCACCGCGCCCACTGTGAGCCAGAACGGGTACGCGCGGTCGGGCGATTCCGCCGGCGGCTCGTGCGGGCGCAGCCAGATCCAGGCCCGGTGGTCGGCGTGGCCGTAGAAGTCGAAGTCGCCGCGCGCGCGGTCCGCCGCCGGGTCGTGCGCCGTGTTGTACCGCCATTTCGTCTCGCGCCCAACGACGAGCGGCCAGATCACGCCGGGACGCGCGCGCAGCTCGGAGATCGAGGGAAGCGCGCTGCGGTCCTCGGTGTGGAACCGGCGGTACTCCTCCCATATCCTGGCGACGTGATCGCGCCGCTCCCAGGGAAAGAGCCGCGTGAGCCCCATCCGCCGGGCGACCTCGATCATCTGCCACGCGTCGCTCATCGCCTCGCCCGGCGGAGCGACGATCTGCTCGAAGTGCTGTGCCCGGCGCTCGACGTTGGCGAAGATCCCCTCGCGCTCCAGCCACATCGCCGCCGGAAGCACGACGTCCGCCGCGTCGCTCGTGGGCGTCGGATACGCCTCCGATACCACTAGAAAGCGGCCGTCCTTCGCGGCCGCGCGGCGGTACCGGCTCAGATTGGGCAGGCTCACCATGGGGTTGGTGGCCTGTATCCACAGGAAGCGAATGTCCCCCCGATCGAGCGCGCGGAACAGCGGCAGGGCGGTGCGCGTGGGGCGGGTGGCTATCGCGTCGGCGGGAATGCCCCAGATCGCGGCGGCCCGGCGGCGGTCGGCCGCGCTCGAGACCAGCCCGCCCGGAAGCGTGTGGGTCAGCGAGCCCGCGTCGTGTACGGCGTTCCCACCGCTCGGCTGGCCGTGGAGGCTCAGCGCGGCGTTCCCGGGCGACGCGACCTTGCCGACGAGGAGATGGATGTTGTACAGCACGTTGTTCAGCCAGGTGCCGCGGGAATGCCGGTTCGCCTCCTCGCCCCACACCGTCATCACCTTGCGCGCGCGGTCGCCGTACAGCGAGGCCAGCCAGCGGATATCGCCCGCGCTGAGGCCGGAGATCTGTTGGGCGCGCTCCGCGGTGTACGGAGCGAGAAACGACTCGTAGTCGCCCCAGTTCGCGGCGATCGCCTCGTCCGCGACCAGCGCGTCGTCGGTGAGCCCGTGGCCGATTCCTGTCTGGCCGCGCTTGAAGGCGACGTGCCGGTCGACGAACTCACGGTCGACCCATTTGCGCGCGACGATCTCGCGGGCTATCGCGTTGGCGAGCGCCAGCCCCGAGTGCGGCCTGTGCAGGAGCGAGCGGTCGGCGGCGTAGCTCGTCCGCGTCGTGCGGGTAGTGAGGTCCACGATTCGGACCGAGCGGTCGCGCCGCCTCCGGTCGAGCATGCGTGAAAAGAGGACCGGATCGGTTTCGGCGAGATTGATGTCCCAGAGGACGAAGACGTCGGCGTGTTCGACGTCCTCGTAGCAGCCGATCGCGCCGTCGAGACCGAAGCTCGTCTGGAGCCCGGCCATCGCGCTCGCCGCGTAAAGGCGGGAGCTCGATTCGACGTTGTTGGTGCCGATTCCGCCCTTGAACAGCTTGGACGCGACGTACGCGTCCGGAATTGTCCATTGCGCGGAGCCGTAGATCGCGACGCTGTCCTTGCCGTGGCGCTGAATGGTCTCACGCAGGCGCTGCGCCACGAGATCCAACGCCTCGCTCATAGGCGCTTCGGACAGCCCGGGCCCGCGACGGATCATGGCACGAGCAATGCGATCCCGCCCGTACAATGCCTGCACCGAGTAGTAGCCCTTCGCGCACGCCAGCCCCTTGCCGACCGCCGAGGCGGGGTTTCCCTTGACGGCCCCAGCGCGGCCGTTCTCGATCGCAATGAGGAGCCCGCAGCCGACGCCGCACATCCGGCAGGGCGCCTTGCGCCAGTCTATCGCAGACTCCGCGTCCTGTGAGTATCCGGCGGTCGCGGACAGCAGCGTGCCCGGCGCCAAAGCCGACCCGGCGGTGGCGGCCGAGACGGCGGCGATCCCCTTGAGGAACTCTCTCCGTTCGACACTTCTCATCGCGCGCCTTGGATTGAGGCCGGCGGCCGCGGCCGAACCGATTCCCGCGGCCGGTGCACGTGGCCCCATGGATAGCGCTTCGAGCAACCCGGCGGGAATCATCCAATGCCCGATATGCCCTGCCTGATCTCCCGACAGGTTCTCGGAAGTTCACCGACAGAGCTAAAGGGAATTCCTGACTTTCACGGTTCTTGCACGGTATCCATCTTTGAGTCGTTCTATGGGTAGTCCAACTGGAGTGCCTTCTCGGGGGTCTTGGTGATGAGTCACTTGGTGCGCAATCTTCGATCGACGCTCACGCGCATTCCCTCTGTTCCTTCGCTCGCCGCGGCTGTCATCGTCCTCGCGGCCGCCGGCTGCTCCGGCGACAACGTGGTCTTCCGCGACCGGGCGCCGTTCAATCCGCCGCCCGATGCCGCATCCGGCTTCCTCGGCTACTACGATGCCGACACGAAGCAGACGACGTGTGGCAACTGTCACTCCGGTTTCCAGGCGAGCTGGGTTACGACCGCGCACGCGAGTGCGCACGCCACGCTCGAGGCTTCTTCGGCGAAGCAGGATTTCTGCTACAGCTGCCACACGGTCACCGGCAAGGGGAACGTCGTTGGTGGAACCACCGCCGGATACGACAAGGTGAAGGTGGACACGTACAACGACGTTCAGTGCGAGAGCTGCCATGGCCCCGGCCTGCAGCACGTCGAAGGCGTGAGCCAGGGAACGCTCGTACGGCCGCTCGCGAAGCTGAGCATGACAGGCAGCGGCAACTGCGGCGACTGCCACTCCGGAGTACACCAGCCGTTCGCGGAGGAATGGAAGGAATCGCGACACGCCTTTGTCGACCCTTCGCGCGCATCCAGGGAAAGCTGCCTGGGCTGTCATGACGGACGCGGCGCGCTGGCGCGGTTCGGCGAAGACGGCAACTATGTGGAAAAGGATGTCGCAACAGCGTATCAGCCTACGACCTGCGCCGTCTGCCACGACCCGCACGGCTCGGCCAATACGAAGCAGCTGCGGTTTTCGATCAGCGCGGCGGATCCCGAGTTGAACCTCTGCATGCGCTGTCACCTGCGGGTCGCCGTGCCGGAGCTGACTGGTTACGCCGCAACGCGACCACACGCCCCGCAAGGCGCCATGCTGCTCGGCTTTGCCGGCTGGCGTCCCCCGGGGTTCCAGTACGACACGGCGCGGATCTTCGGGTCGCACGCTACGACCAAGAATCCGAGACTGTGCGCCGGCTGCCATGTCAACAGCTTCACCGTCACCGACAAGGCGACGGGAGCGTTCGCCTTCCAATCGACCGGTCACCTGATGCGCCCGGTTCCCTGTCTCGACGCGACCGGCAAGCCGACGGCCGACAAGACCTGCGCATATACCTCGACGGCCCGAACGTGGCAGAGCTGCACGGCCTCCGGATGTCACGGGAGCGCTGAGGTAGCCGCGAACATCTTCAATGACTCCCGCGCGCTTATGAAGTCCTTCACGGACCAGCTCTGGGCGGATCTGGACCACAGCCATTACCTCGAGGCCACCCCCAGGGACGCCGGCATGCTGGCAACGTTGAAGGCGACGCGCCCGGGCGAGTGGAGCAACACCGATAACATGACCACGCCGGCCGAAGGAGCCGAATTCAACGCCCGGTTGTGCGGCGAGTACGACCAGTCGAACAGCGACAACTCGAAAGGCGTGCACAATCCCTTCTTGTGTCGGGCCTTGCTCATCGCCACTATCAACTACGTACGATCGTACTACTCGCTGCCCGGGCCGTCCCTCGCCGAGCAGCGCAGCCTCAACCGGATCAATGACCCAGAATTTCTCCAGGCGGTGCAGCTTTCTCGCAGGACGCCGGGAAGGTAAGACGATCCTCTTTTTCAAATGATCGGCACTGAGCTCAGCGCCGCCGCGCGAGGTTTGTACTCGGCGGCGGCGCTTCAGCAAACGGAGGTCCCCCCGGCTGACTCGGTCCTGGTCGAGTCGCCGCTGCCGGGCGGCGTCGCGCAGGTCGTCCGGTTCCTCCTGAACACCGTCCCGCCATGGGTGCAGGTCGGCGGCGTGATTCTCGCCGCTGCGCTCGGGGCGGCGCTGGTCTGGTTTCTCTTCACCCGCCGCCGCCCTCTGCGCGACTGGCTCGGGTCACGCAGCCGCGGCGTGCAGCTGGCAGTCGCGGCGGCGGCTATTCTCGTTGTCGTGATCGCGGGCAGCGTGGGCGCCGCGACGTGGAACTACACGCAGCACTCGAACGACTTCTGCATCGGCTGTCATGTGATGAACCCGGCGTTCCAGCGGTTCTCCGCCGATGAGAACAAGCACGCGGAGCTGTCCTGTCACGACTGTCACGAGCAACCGATATCCGCCAGCCTCCGGCAGATATACGTGTGGATCAAGGAGCGGCCGGAGGATATCGGCGAGCACGCGAAGGTTCCGAACGACGTGTGCGCCACGTGCCACGTGACCGCGGACACCGCGCGGTGGCAGCACGTCGCGGCCACGGCCGGCCATCGCGTCCATCTCGAGTCGGATTCCACCGCGCTGAAGGACATGCAGTGCGTGACCTGCCATGGCGTCGAGGTGCACCGCTTCCGGCCGGTGAAGGAGACGTGCGGCCAGAGTGGGTGTCACGAGACGAAGGACACCGACATAGTGCTCGGCAAGATGGCCGACCAGACGGTGCGGCATTGCACGACCTGCCATCAATTCACGACCGACGTGCCCGCGCTCGCGACCACCGACTCGGCGCGCGGCACGCTCGTCCCGGGCAGGGCGCAGTGTCTCGGCTGCCACGAGATGCGGCGGCTGCTCGCGGATTTCGACGAGGATCGCGACCCGCACGGCGGGAAGTGCGGCACCTGTCACAACCCGCACGAGCAGAAAACGCCCGAGGCCGCCAGAGAGACGTGCGCCAGCGCGGGATGCCACTCGAACTGGCGCGACGAGCCATTTCACGTGGGCGCGAATCACCGGCAGGTCGCCGCGCAGTGTCTCACCTGCCACATACCGCATCGATCGAAAGTAGATGCCAGCAATTGCGAGGGTTGCCACCTGAGCGTGCGCCAGCGCAGCCAGCGGAGGCCGCCGCTGCCTTTCGACACTTCCGCCGCGCTGCGGCGCTCGGCCGCGCCGGTTTCGCCGCAACCACATGGCGGAGTCGTCAGCAGCGCGGTGGAGCAGCGCGTCTGGCCCGGGGGAACGGCGCCGCCACGCGCCGGGAAGACAGATCCGCCGTGGCCCCGCCGGATCTTGCGGCTCAGGTCGGAGAACCCCGCTCCGCCTGTGCCTCTGAGCGCGGCGGGGTCGCCCGCCGCGGCCGACGGCTTTCCGCATTCGAGGCACACGAAACTCGCGTGCCTCGTATGTCATGAGACCGGCTCCGGCCACGGCCGGCTGACCTTCACGCCTCCCCGCGGCTGCGCGATTTGCCATCACCAGGCACCGGAGCAGGCGCGCTGCGCTTCCTGCCACCGCACGGCGGAATACAGCGCTCCCAGGACCGTGAGCGTGACCGTCGCCGTGCCCGCGCACCAGCCGCGCGCGCGGCCGGTGGATTTCCTGCACTCACCCCATCGTTCAAGCGCGTGCGTCGACTGTCATACCACGCCCGTGACCCTCGCGCCGGGGCGCGACAAGGCGCAGTGCAAGGACTGCCACTCCGAGCACCACGCGGCCGGCCGCACCTGCGCTACCTGCCATTCGGCGGTGGACCCGGGGCCGTCGCATCAGACGCTGGAGATCGCCCATCAGCGCTGCGACGCGTGCCATACGGCGACGACGATCGCGCGGCTGACGCCGACGCGGAGCTTCTGCGGCACCTGTCACACGGAGCAGGCGCAGGACCATTACGTCCAGAAGGAATGCAGCGTCTGTCACTTCCTCGCTGAACCAGCCGCCTACCGTCCGAAGCTCAGCACGCGACCGGCGGGATGAGCGTGTCGCGCGCGCTGATCGCCGCGTGCGCGCTCGCGGTGTGGTCCGCCCCCGCGGTCGCGCAGGACTATCGCGTCCGGCTGGACGCGCGGGCGCAGGCCGTGTCCTTTCGCGGGCTCGTCGCCGACAGCATTCCCGCGGGCGACGCGGTGCCAAGCGCCAACGGGGGGCTCGAGACTCCTGACGGCTTCGCGGTACGGTGCGGCGGCGGCGCGTACTGCTATTTCTTCCGTCCCGGTCCCGAGCTGCGCGGCGTTCCCGCTACGATCTCGGCGAGTCTTGCGATGTGGGGTCTGGGCTTCGAAGGGCTCGCGCTGCACGCGACCGGCCGCGTCGTGGGAGATCTCGGCGGGGACGACGTCTGGCCCGGGACCGAGCCTTCCGTGCAGCTCATCGAGGGCTATCTCGATTATCGTCGCTCCAGCTACATTGCCCGGGCGGGGAGGCAGCTCCTCACGTCGCGGCTCGAGCCGATGGGATACGACGGTATCTGGCTCAACGCCCGCCTCGACAAGTACTCCGTCGAGCTCACCGGCTACGGCGGCTGGGGGCTCGGCCAGGCGGCGGTCGTAGCCGCGTCCAATCCTGCGCTCAACCCGCTCGACGAGTGGCGGCCGCGCGATCGACAGATCGTCGCGGGAGCGGAAGCCGCGTGGCTGTACCGCGGCGTGGACGTGCGCGCCGAATATCGGCGGGAGATCGATCCCGAGGACAATAACTTCGTGTCCGAGCGCAGCGGCGTGTCGTTCCATGGCCGCGCGCGATCGTTTCTGGCGACCGGTGGGCTCGACTACAACATCGCCGAGGGCCGCCTGGGAAACGCCGATCTGACGCTCACGTATCTGCGTCCGCGCTACTCGGTGTCGGCTGGAGCGCGGCGGTACCGGCCTTACTTCAGTCTGTGGACGCTGTGGGGCGCGTTCAGCCCGGTGCCATACTCGGCTGTGAACGCGTCCGCCGAGGTCCGTCCGACCGGATGGCTGTCGCTGCATGCTCGCGGCGAGCGATACCGGTACCAGGACGCGGAGGTCTCCACCGCGCTCGTCCCTGATCTCGAGGATCGCGGCTGGCGGATGACGTCGGGCGCGACAGCGACGCTGAATGCGCGCTGGATGCTCGATGCCAACTACGGTCTCGAGTACGGGCCGGGTGCTTCCGCGCGCTTCGCGGATGCGTCCGTGACATTCACCCCCGGCGCGGGCTTCTCGTTCGATGTGTACGGCGGCGCGCTGGCGCGTCCGCTCGAGCTGCGATATTACGACGCGACGAGCCGGTGGCTCGGCGCGCGCGCGGAATGGCAGAGTAGCGGCCGGCAGCGCGTGTGGGCGGATGTCGCGCGCGTCAGTGACGAGCGCGACAGACCCGACGCCGGAGCTTCCTCGCTCGCGCAGTTCCGGCTGCGTGGCGGCGTGAGCGTCGCGTTCGGATCGGGCGCCGACCGCACGCCGCTGCCTCGCGCGAGGCCGCTCGCGCGATGAGGCCGCTGAGCCGGAGATGGCTGGCCGCGCTGGCGCTCGCCGTGCTTGCCGGCGGCGCGCTCGTCGCCGCGCCTTTCGGCGATTCACAGCCGCAGGAGCGGTTCCCGCACACGAAGCACGCGAACCTCTTTCCGTTGTGCACAACATGTCACGCCGGCGTGGTCGAGCCGGGACAGGCCATGCTCCCCAATCCGGCTGGCTGCGCGTCGTGCCATGACGGTGTAGTCGAACAGCGAGTATCCTGGCAGCCGCCCGCCGGGCCGCGCGGCAGCAACGTGCGATTCACCCACGATGCGCATCACCGCGCGGTCACCGCGCGCGACCCGGCCGACAGCACGCTGATTCGAAACTGTTCCGAATGTCACACGCGGGAAGGGGAGCCGCGCATGGCCGTGCGGCACGCATCGTCCCGCCGGTGCCTGGCATGCCACGGACTTACCGAGCCGCATGTGGACAACCCTCCCGCCGCTTGCGCCAAGTGCCACGTGCCACTGACCGACGCGCCGGGCGTGACGGCCGCGGAGATCGCCGGCTTCCCCAAGCCACGCTCGCACGATGCGCCCGATTTCCGCCTGGGCGGGCACGGCAAGCTCGCGAAGGCGACGCAGGGCGGAGGCCGCGTAGGCATCGCGGCGAGCTGCGCCACCTGTCACGCGCGGAACCTGTGCATCTCCTGTCACGTCAACGCGGCCGAGTCGCCCGTGATCACGGCGCTGGAGCTGGACGACAGATCGCCGGTGTTCGCGTTGTTGCAGCCGGTTCCGGCCAGCCATTCGCGGCCGGATTTCCTTCGCACGCACGGGCGCGATGCGGAGCGGGGAACGGCGTCGTGCGCCACGTGCCACACCCGCGAGAGCTGCATGACCTGCCACGCGAGTGGCGCGCCCAGCGCGGTAGCGACGCTCCCAACCGCGGGGCCGAATCGCGCGGCCGGCGCGCAGCTCGTGCGCGAGCCGCCGCCAAGCCACACGCGGGATTTCAGGGAGAAGCACGGACCCGAAGCGAGCGCGCGGCCGCGCACGTGCCAGACGTGTCACGTTCGCTCGATGTGCCTCACCTGTCACCGTCCGGACGTCGGCCCGCAGGCGCGCTATCACCCGGCATCCTTCATCACCCGTCATCCCAGCGCGGCCTACTCACGCGCGGCCAGTTGCAGCGACTGCCACAACCCCGCGCAATTCTGCCAGAGCTGTCACCAGCAGGCTGGTGTAGTCGCGACGCGGCGAATCGGCGCGACCGGATATCACGACGCCTTCCGCGGCTTCACCTTCGGCCACGGCCAGGCCGCGCGACAGAGTCTCGAGTCGTGCGCCTCGTGTCACGCGGAGCGCGATTGCACCGCGTGCCATTCGGCCGTGGGCGGCGGCTTCCGCTTCAACCCGCACGGCCCCGGCTTCAACGCCGCCCGGATGCGGTCGAAGAACCCATCGCTGTGCATCGCGTGTCACGGTACCGCGATCCCGACCGCACGCTAGCTTCAACCCAACGGAGATTATTCGACCATGCTTGATTCACCTGTACGACGCTTCACGCTTCCGCTGTTCGCCGCCCTGCTCGTTCTCGGTTGTAGCGGCAAGGATGAAGCGCCGATGATTCCGCTCGACCAGGCGACGTCGCCTGGCCTTTCACCGCACGGGACCGTTCCCACCATCACCGGTGAAGCCAAGGTCGCGCTCGACAGCGGCAACACGCTGTACAGCGCGAAGTCCTACGCCCTCGCGCTCGCGCAGTATCGCCGCGCCGCGTCCCTGGCCCCCTCGGCGGAGGCGCCACTGTTTGGCATGCTCATGGTGGCCACCGTGACGAAAGACTCCCGGCTCGCGGACAGCGCTACCGCGCAGCTGCGCGCGCTGAATGGGTCCGCCGCGGGGGCAGGGGTAACGGACTCCGCGCTGGCGGACGTTCACGCCGGCGTTACGATGCCGCCTCCGTCGGGGGTGAAGCAGTAGGGAATGGCTGCCGGTGGGTCGGTCGTACCAGCCCTACTCGATCAAAACCCGGCGGACAGCAGGAACGTCTGCAACGTGTTGCCGCCACCGCCGGGATTCATCGGCTCTTGTCCCGCGGCATAAGCACTGCCGCTGAACTTGGTGAATGTCCAGTGCAAGCCGACATTCTGCGCGACCATCCAATTCACGCCGAAGGTGATTGCGTCGTCGCCGCTGTTCGCTGCAGCGCGGCCGGTGTCCGCGCTGCGATACGCGCCCAGCACCGTCAGGCGCGGATTCTTCCTGACGCCAAGCTCGGCCGTCACCGTCGAGGCAGAACGGTCTCTCGCCATCGAGTTGAACAGGTTCTGGTCTGCGCCCCGGGCGCTCGCGCCGGACTTGCCGTGAGTGAAATAAAGCCCGAGCGGCAATCCCCTCACCGCGCCTTGGGCCTGAGCATCAACCGCGAAGGCACTGGTTGCGAAATTGTCCACTCCAGTTCCAGCCTCATTGGCCGTCGCCGCGGAACCGCTCCACGATTGAATTCCGATGCCCAGATCCCAGTTGCCCAC comes from Gemmatimonadaceae bacterium and encodes:
- a CDS encoding molybdopterin-dependent oxidoreductase, with the translated sequence MRSVERREFLKGIAAVSAATAGSALAPGTLLSATAGYSQDAESAIDWRKAPCRMCGVGCGLLIAIENGRAGAVKGNPASAVGKGLACAKGYYSVQALYGRDRIARAMIRRGPGLSEAPMSEALDLVAQRLRETIQRHGKDSVAIYGSAQWTIPDAYVASKLFKGGIGTNNVESSSRLYAASAMAGLQTSFGLDGAIGCYEDVEHADVFVLWDINLAETDPVLFSRMLDRRRRDRSVRIVDLTTRTTRTSYAADRSLLHRPHSGLALANAIAREIVARKWVDREFVDRHVAFKRGQTGIGHGLTDDALVADEAIAANWGDYESFLAPYTAERAQQISGLSAGDIRWLASLYGDRARKVMTVWGEEANRHSRGTWLNNVLYNIHLLVGKVASPGNAALSLHGQPSGGNAVHDAGSLTHTLPGGLVSSAADRRRAAAIWGIPADAIATRPTRTALPLFRALDRGDIRFLWIQATNPMVSLPNLSRYRRAAAKDGRFLVVSEAYPTPTSDAADVVLPAAMWLEREGIFANVERRAQHFEQIVAPPGEAMSDAWQMIEVARRMGLTRLFPWERRDHVARIWEEYRRFHTEDRSALPSISELRARPGVIWPLVVGRETKWRYNTAHDPAADRARGDFDFYGHADHRAWIWLRPHEPPAESPDRAYPFWLTVGAVLEHFGGGAMTQRIPTLHRSVPRAYLEMNREDANRLGIRNREMVRLASRRGAIEIEARIDYRSRPPRGQLFAPSFDEGVLVRQLMLDAFCPLSGQPDTTICAVRVERLGGRNVS
- a CDS encoding cytochrome c3 family protein, with translation MSHLVRNLRSTLTRIPSVPSLAAAVIVLAAAGCSGDNVVFRDRAPFNPPPDAASGFLGYYDADTKQTTCGNCHSGFQASWVTTAHASAHATLEASSAKQDFCYSCHTVTGKGNVVGGTTAGYDKVKVDTYNDVQCESCHGPGLQHVEGVSQGTLVRPLAKLSMTGSGNCGDCHSGVHQPFAEEWKESRHAFVDPSRASRESCLGCHDGRGALARFGEDGNYVEKDVATAYQPTTCAVCHDPHGSANTKQLRFSISAADPELNLCMRCHLRVAVPELTGYAATRPHAPQGAMLLGFAGWRPPGFQYDTARIFGSHATTKNPRLCAGCHVNSFTVTDKATGAFAFQSTGHLMRPVPCLDATGKPTADKTCAYTSTARTWQSCTASGCHGSAEVAANIFNDSRALMKSFTDQLWADLDHSHYLEATPRDAGMLATLKATRPGEWSNTDNMTTPAEGAEFNARLCGEYDQSNSDNSKGVHNPFLCRALLIATINYVRSYYSLPGPSLAEQRSLNRINDPEFLQAVQLSRRTPGR
- a CDS encoding cytochrome c3 family protein; translated protein: MRPLSRRWLAALALAVLAGGALVAAPFGDSQPQERFPHTKHANLFPLCTTCHAGVVEPGQAMLPNPAGCASCHDGVVEQRVSWQPPAGPRGSNVRFTHDAHHRAVTARDPADSTLIRNCSECHTREGEPRMAVRHASSRRCLACHGLTEPHVDNPPAACAKCHVPLTDAPGVTAAEIAGFPKPRSHDAPDFRLGGHGKLAKATQGGGRVGIAASCATCHARNLCISCHVNAAESPVITALELDDRSPVFALLQPVPASHSRPDFLRTHGRDAERGTASCATCHTRESCMTCHASGAPSAVATLPTAGPNRAAGAQLVREPPPSHTRDFREKHGPEASARPRTCQTCHVRSMCLTCHRPDVGPQARYHPASFITRHPSAAYSRAASCSDCHNPAQFCQSCHQQAGVVATRRIGATGYHDAFRGFTFGHGQAARQSLESCASCHAERDCTACHSAVGGGFRFNPHGPGFNAARMRSKNPSLCIACHGTAIPTAR